The sequence GTCCAGCGGCCGTTGTTGTGTTCGACGACGAGGGGGAGGCCGAAGCAGTGGGAGAGGTTGCTGGAGGTGAGTTCGAGGTCGAGGGGGCCGGCCGCGAGCACCTTGCCCTGACGGATCATCAGGACGTGGGTGAAGCCCGGGGGGATCTCCTCGACGTGGTGGGTGACCATGATCATCGAGGGGGCGTACGGGTCACGCGCGAGACGGCCCAGCCGGCGGACGAGGTCCTCGCGGCCGCCGAGGTCGAGGCCGGCGGCGGGCTCGTCCAGGAGGAGGAGCTCGGGGTCGGTCATCATGGCGCGGGCGATCAGGGTGCGCTTGCGCTCGCCCTCGGAGAGGGTGCCGAACTTCCGGTCGAGGTAGTCGTTCATGCCGAGGCGGTCGAGGAAGGCGCGGGCGCGCTGCTCGTCGACGTCCTCGTAGCTCTCCTGCCAGTGCGCGGTCATGCCGTACGCGGCGGTGAGCACGGTCTCCAGCACCGTCTGGCTGCGCGGCAGCTTGTCGGCGAGGGCGATACCGGCGATGCCGATGCGCGGGCGCAGGTCGAAGACGTCGACCCGGCCGAGCTTCTCGCCGAGGACGGTGGCGCTGCCGGTGGACGGGAAGAGGTAGCTGGAGGCCACGTTCAGGAGGGTGGTCTTGCCGGCGCCGTTGGGGCCGAGGATCACCCAGCGCTCCCCCTCCTTCACCGACCAGGAGACCTGCTCCACCAGAGCCCGTCCTTCGCGGACCACGGATACGTCCACCAGCTCCAGCACATCGCTCATGAGCGCGTTGTCTCCCATTGCTCTCGGTCGTCTCGTGCGCCTGTGGGCGCCTCCCCCCAGCAAACCTACGCCACTCGATGTCGGTGCCGTTCCCTAGGCTGGGGGCCATGCTCGATGAACCTCGTTCAGGACGGCTGGCGTCGTGGGGAAATGCCCTTTTGGCCGGACTTGTCTCACCTGATGAAGCCGCGCACCGTATCGCGGACGACGACACGGTGCACCGCGTCGTGGACCTGCCCGGGGAGGAGGCGCCGGTCGGGCTGACGCTCGCGCTGGGGCGGCTGCGGCGGCTGGGGGCGGTGGGCCTGCGGGTGGCGCTGCCGGTGCCGGGGCATCCGCTGGGGCTGAGCGGACCGCCGGAGTTCAATGCGCGGGCGCTGGAGGCCGAGGAGGCGGTGCTGGCCGTCGGGGCCGGGCTGGGGCTGGTGCCGGAGGCGTACGAGGCGGGGCCGGAGGGCGGCTCGGGGCCCGATGTGCATACCGAGGTGGTCTGGCGCTGCCTGCCCGCGCGGGAGGCGCCGCCGGCCGATGTGCCCTCGCTCGGCGAGGCGGAGCGGGAGCTGGCGGAGGCGCTGCGGGAGGCGACCGAGGTGCTCTCGAAGCTGGATGTGGCCGGGGCCGGGCCGGTGGCGCAGGCGGCGCTGGAGGCGTACCGGGCGCGGGCGGAGGCCGGACGGCAGGTGCTGGCGCCGGGCTATCCGCCGCGTGCGGTACGGGTGCTGGAGCTGGCGCAGCGGGTGGGTGCGCTGATCGATATCGCGCTCCCCCATAGCCTTAAGGGCATGGGAGGTACCCCCATCGCCGGCGGTGAGCACGGCGGGGCGGTGAGCTCCTCGGAGATCGCGGCGCGTGCCGAGGCGCTGCGGCCGGTGGAGCGTACGGCCCGGCGGGCGCAGGTGGCGGCGTACAACTCCGCGGTGGAGGAGCGGCAGCGGCGCCGGGGGTGAACGGCAACGGCCCCGCCGGACCGCGGTGCGGTCGGCGGGGCCGTCGGGGAGGAGCCGGGGCGGCCCGGGGGTCGGGGCCGGGCCGGGCGGCTCAGTAGTTCAGGGAGCCGTTGGCGAAGGCGGAGTTGAGCACGCCGACGACGTTGATGCTGTTGCCGCTGACGTTCACGGGCGCGTCCACCGGGGCCT is a genomic window of Streptomyces gilvosporeus containing:
- a CDS encoding ABC transporter ATP-binding protein, which codes for MGDNALMSDVLELVDVSVVREGRALVEQVSWSVKEGERWVILGPNGAGKTTLLNVASSYLFPSTGSATVLGEKLGRVDVFDLRPRIGIAGIALADKLPRSQTVLETVLTAAYGMTAHWQESYEDVDEQRARAFLDRLGMNDYLDRKFGTLSEGERKRTLIARAMMTDPELLLLDEPAAGLDLGGREDLVRRLGRLARDPYAPSMIMVTHHVEEIPPGFTHVLMIRQGKVLAAGPLDLELTSSNLSHCFGLPLVVEHNNGRWTAQGLPLA